One window from the genome of Pirellulales bacterium encodes:
- a CDS encoding DUF1559 domain-containing protein, producing MEPVEISRRGRRAFTLVELLVVIAIIGLLVGLLLPAVQAARESARRAQCVNNLKQIGVALANYESVTKVFPPSYLLTSARQSGTAYGLAYPDDGSNGLTGWGWGTLLLPYVEQHALYQSLNLNLPCWAPQNAALVATKLPVFLCPSATGGSNGFALHRYSGPSDNPTDAGQFSPTIFFAHAHYATNAGQNGAWNRSPAYS from the coding sequence GTGGAACCCGTGGAAATCAGCCGCCGTGGACGCCGTGCGTTTACCCTTGTCGAACTGCTGGTGGTCATCGCCATCATCGGACTGCTGGTGGGCCTGCTGCTACCGGCAGTGCAAGCGGCACGCGAGTCGGCGCGACGCGCGCAGTGCGTCAACAACCTCAAGCAAATCGGAGTCGCCCTGGCCAACTATGAAAGCGTTACCAAAGTATTCCCGCCGTCGTACCTGCTCACGTCAGCGAGACAGTCAGGCACCGCCTACGGCCTCGCGTATCCCGACGACGGCTCAAACGGATTGACGGGGTGGGGCTGGGGCACGCTGTTGCTTCCTTACGTCGAGCAGCACGCCCTGTATCAGAGCCTGAACCTCAACCTCCCCTGTTGGGCGCCCCAGAACGCCGCGCTGGTGGCGACGAAGCTGCCCGTTTTTCTTTGCCCCTCTGCCACCGGCGGCAGCAACGGTTTTGCCTTACACCGCTACAGTGGTCCCAGCGACAATCCGACCGACGCCGGCCAGTTCAGCCCCACGATTTTTTTTGCGCACGCGCATTACGCGACGAACGCGGGGCAAAACGGCGCATGGAACCGGTCGCCGGCCTATTCCT